The following coding sequences lie in one Rutidosis leptorrhynchoides isolate AG116_Rl617_1_P2 chromosome 4, CSIRO_AGI_Rlap_v1, whole genome shotgun sequence genomic window:
- the LOC139841523 gene encoding LRR receptor kinase SERK2-like — translation MGWIIYTQRIAGTDVYLDPEYSKTGKLKKQSDIYSFGVVLFEIFSGTLAHEKFYTDENNKGLAAVARKRFSEGTLMEIVDPKVMEEAEERCFGLKVGANRESLEAFLNIAIQCLAETQVERPKLTDITKELEIALNLQEKRKDILKFSLEGIQLGTENFSEKNFIKKEGFGMLYRGEVPNDIGCKVPVILKVTKSSEENNFLRELEILFGHKHENIIGVVGYCKEKDDKIIVYENAYNLNTLNSQVNDVSLTWIKRLEICVGIANGLKFLHKGFARQQSVVHRDIKSVNIVLNED, via the exons ATGGGTTGGATTATCTACACACAAAG AATTGCAGGCACTGATGTGTACTTGGATCCTGAATATTCAAAGACGGGTAAATTAAAAAAGCAATCAGACATATACTCATTCGGAGTTGTTTTATTCGAAATATTCTCTGGAACATTGGCCCATGAAAAGTTTTACACCGACGAAAATAACAAGGGACTTGCAGCAGTAGCACGGAAGCGTTTCTCCGAGGGAACACTAATGGAAATAGTAGACCCAAAAGTAATGGAAGAAGCTGAGGAACGCTGTTTTGGTCTAAAGGTAGGAGCTAATCGAGAGTCTCTGGAAGCATTTTTAAATATTGCAATTCAATGTTTAGCAGAAACTCAAGTGGAGCGACCAAAACTGACAGATATCACTAAGGAACTTGAAATTGCATTAAACCTTCAA GAAAAGCGCAAGGACATTCTTAAATTTTCACTTGAGGGCATACAATTGGGCACCGAAAACTTTAGTGAAAAAAATTTCATCAAAAAGGAAGGATTTGGGATGTTATATCGAGGGGAAGTTCCAAATGACATTGGATGTAAAGTTCCAGTCATTTTAAAGGTCACCAAATCTTCAGAAGAAAATAATTTTCTAAGAGAGCTTGAAATCCTCTTCGGGCATAAACATGAAAATATTATCGGCGTTGTTGGTTATTGCAAGGAAAAGGATGATAAAATTATCGTTTATGAAAATGCATATAACCTAAATACTCTCAATAGCCAAGTGAATGATGTTAGTCTTACATGGATAAAAAGACTTGAGATATGCGTAGGCATTGCAAATGGGTTAAAATTTCTTCATAAAGGTTTTGCAAGACAACAATCGGTTGTACATAGAGACATTAAAAGTGTTAATATCGTACTAAATGAAGATTGA
- the LOC139843423 gene encoding probable receptor-like protein kinase At2g47060, with amino-acid sequence MSSLLEELDYLRIPYADIKAATNNFNTRNMIQRFQFRIDEMLIVGESGYGRYDVYKGELFRFGRRIHIIIEDIGYIPEEVLLKRVSVLSRFKHKNIPSFVGFFYEKYMGGYLVSECEFIESLEQILSIASYPEFSSKYCLDIRENLTCYHMLQICLGVARALSHIHDCHAIHGAFNSYRILLDKDFEAKVVGLIKIPGSSPSIRHTCYIDPVSERTDTLTLKSDVYSFGVVLIDLFCQRLAHQLRHRLDFPKFHEIKYTDFDDNICKQMNSKALTILFGTLKKCLNYECEERPDMADVVQQLEEASFLQWKHENPEIKIGLDDVKLATENFTEKYLIGSGGYGKVYKAKLPIHDPFIPKKHHTVAIKHILKDENGQGRQGFFQEIEMLRRCNHPNIVSLIDYCDEDSELILVYEFCSKWFT; translated from the exons ATGTCATCTTTATTGGAAGAACTTGATTACTTACGAATCCCGTATGCTGATATCAAAGCTGCTACCAATAACTTTAACACCAGAAACATGATCCAAAGATTTCAGTTTAGAATAGATGAAATGCTAATAGTTGGCGAGAGTGGATATGGGAGATATGATGTCTACAAAGGGGAACTATTTCGGTTTGGAAGAAGGATCCATATTATTATAGAAGATATTGGGTATATCCCAGAAGAAGTGCTCTTGAAACGGGTCTCAGTTCTTTCTCGTTTTAAGCATAAAAATATTCCCTCTTTTGTTGGGTTTTTTTATGAGAAGTACATGGGCGGTTACTTAGTTAGTGAGTGTGAATTTATAGAAAGTCTCGAACAAATACTAAGTATCGCATCTTATCCAGAGTTCAGCTCAAAATATTGTTTAGACATCCGTGAAAACCTTACATGTTACCACATGTTGCAAATATGTTTGGGTGTTGCCCGAGCCTTGAGTCATATCCATGATTGTCATGCCATACACGGTGCTTTCAACAGCTATAGAATTCTTTTAGATAAAGATTTTGAGGCCAAGGTTGTTGGTCTTATTAAGATCCCTGGAAGTTCTCCTAGTATTAGACATACCTGCTACATTGATCCAGTGTCTGAAAGGACCGATACTTTGACACTGAAAAGTGATGTGTATTCTTTCGGTGTTGTTTTGATTGACTTGTTTTGTCAGCGGCTCGCACATCAGCTCCGGCACCGTCTGGATTTTCCGAAGTTTCACGAAATCAAGTATACAGACTTTGATGATAATATATGCAAACAAATGAACTCAAAAGCATTGACCATTTTGTTTGGAACGCTTAAAAAATGCTTGAATTATGAATGTGAAGAGCGCCCAGACATGGCTGACGTTGTTCAACAACTTGAGGAAGCTTCATTTCTTCAATGGAAACATGAAAATCCG GAAATCAAGATTGGACTTGATGATGTGAAGTTAGCCACTGAGAATTTTACTGAAAAATACCTTATTGGATCTGGTGGATATGGTAAGGTGTATAAAGCTAAACTTCCCATTCATGATCCTTTCATTCCTAAGAAACACCACACTGTAGCAATAAAACATATCTTAAAAGATGAAAATGGGCAAGGTAGACAAGGATTCTTTCAAGAAATTGAAATGCTTCGTAGGTGTAACCATCCCAACATAGTGTCACTTATCGACTATTGTGATGAAGATTCTGAATTGATCCTTGTATATGAGTTTTGTTCCAAATGGTTCACTTGA